One Vitis riparia cultivar Riparia Gloire de Montpellier isolate 1030 unplaced genomic scaffold, EGFV_Vit.rip_1.0 scaffold674_pilon_pilon, whole genome shotgun sequence genomic window, TTTCCCCTCCTTCAAACACAAGAATATTCTTTCTTCAcagagaaaaaaatcaaagatataCACGTGTGGAAGACTCAGATTTGAGACCATAAACACCCACAGTTTTAGCAAATACATCCAATTGCCTCACCATCACTTTGAATATCATCAACAAAATGTCTGCTGATCATTTGCAGTTCTTGAAGAACAAGTTCATTCTGGACTTGGAAGACGCGGAGGAGGAACACTCCGGGGAAAATGAGATCCCCCTTCTCGCTCATTTTCTACAGATTAGAGATGTGTTGAAAGCAAAGGACATCACGGCATCTACACCCATCAGATTGAAGAATTGTCTATACAACGCCATCAGCGCATTAGAAGAGTGCGTGGTGTTGTCGGAGAAGCGTGAGCCCCGAAAGAAGAAGGATGGTCCGATGCATGGATACACTCTGGCGGAGCATTGGATTTTATGCAAAACCAGAAGGTTGTTGGTTCAAGTAAAGAGAAAGCTTACTGCTCCGGCTGATGCCATTATTCCTGGTATGACCGACATGGCCGCAAGTTCATCCTCCACCTCCTTACCACTCATTCCAAGACCAAAGTTTTGGAATTTTCATCCCTACGATTTTCGAAGTTTTTATgtacaaagaaatgaaattattgATCGACTTGATTTTGGGAAAGGATTTCAGGAAATCGGAATCGTGGGGATCGGGGGATCGGGTAAAACCACTCTGGCCCAATTGGTTTTTACTAAAATCGATGGGTATCTACGGGATAACAGAATTTGGATCTGCTTATTCCCGAAACTGAGTGGAGATGTGGACTTCAAGGAGATGATAAAAGACATGTTGAAGCAGTGCGGGGCAGCAGCAGTGGTGGATGATGGGGTAGAAATAGAAGTAGAAGAGCTGTTGGAGAATCTTGGGAAAGCTTTGAAGGGTAAAAGGTATTTGATGGTGTTGGACGGCATCTGGGACATCAACATCCACTGGTATTTCAAGTTAAAGGAAAAGTTGAAGTCTCTAActggtgatggtgatggtgacGTCATCATCACCAGCCGTCTCCCCCACAAAGCAAGAATGATGGTGGGCCCTCACAATCTGTATCACATACAGCCTCCATTAAATTCCATGGAGGACATGCCGGCATTCAGTATAAGATTGCATTTACTTGGAAGATATAAGTTGAAATTGAAGGATGAGGTTATAGAGCAATGTGATGGCCTCCCATTAGCAATGCACACATTGGCACCAGTGATTGAAGACCAGATCCTGGGAAAAGGGTAATGTCTGACCATTTCTGGTATTTTTGGtttctatttgttttaatggtttcataatttatttcatttaaaagtatagaaatatgatttagaaaattttatattatgaaataaaggtttaaaagttatttgttaattgtcaaaacaaaatccattatttcaatttttaccaacttttatttgttaattcattttttttttagtataattgAAAAAgcaatatacatatataaaagatcatattttgttcatatttatcaatgttttcagaaccggaccggtcatcgaaccggaaaaattaccggttcacggttcactggtcggaccggcggtcgaaccggttgaaccggtgatgtaataaatatataatttatatattatataaaattaaaaataattataaaaattaaaaatatataaaattataagttttagTAAtgtttggtatattaaattaaatgataaagtttaatatttaaattttattaaatagaaatatgtaatatttaagaatgaagatatatttaagatgaaaaatttataatatttaattttatcttttttttgtatttattgttttaaaattattctattaattagtttatattatttttttataattattattataaaaataaataggaatttaaatatttacatttctttaaagatttatattataaaaatttgaaataggaatatatatattttaacaaaagtCCAGCCCTCATGCTTCCAGCCCTCAAAGAGGCCATGTTAGTACTATTCCTAGTCCCACATCGGAAGCACATGAATTCCATGTGCTTCAAGTGCTCTATAAATAGAGACCTTGCAGCATGCTATTCAAGCCAAGCCAAGCCAAGCAAGCCAGCGAATTGGGCTTGGGGGCATGGCCCAAGAGAAAGATTtaagttataattttattgGATTGGGCCTGGTGGCTTGAATCAAATATGGGTTATAATTAGTTAAGTTTTAAAAGTATTGGGCAAGGAATTGGGCTCGTTAATGGGTCTCTTAATAGTAACAAATATTTgtagaataggaaaaaaaaagccttGGCCGGTTCGTAAAAAACCGGGCGGTTTGACTGGTTTGGCGATTCAACCGGCGGTTTGACCGGTTCAATACCGGTCCGACCATAAAACGGTTCATTGGGCTGGACCGAACCGGAAAGGTCACcggtcggaccggccggtccggtccggtttttaaaacattgatatttatattcctattatatttataatattcttattttttatattatagatctcataaagttttttttttccttttttgttttcagtttttgttttctttaggTTTATGTTTGGCTCccgaaaaatattaagtaaggaaaaaaaatgtaaagaaaattgattttctcatatttggtttcactataaaattttaaaaaaataattaaatatgattaaaattagttagaaatttatatattttaaaattatttaatctttatataacgGAGGAAATGAAGTGAAATGAGttcgaaaaaatatataaaaataatttttaaattttaaatctattttttattttctttaattttttttccttcaactcttcctctttatttttttttctcatattttccctcaaattttttaagaaccaaacataaccttaaatttttaattttgaaaatgtcaaattaatgttttcaatttttccttttgtaaacTCACCTTTTccgaaaaattgaaaatgaaaatataaaaagaatgtaAACAAATAGGACTtcccattttttaatattttttaagtacaaGTTGcttaaattaaatctttataACCTCTTAcgtgtatttttgttttaacgtagtacaaaaattgtttttgataatGTTTGAATCTTGAAGTAAATCTCATTCACAACACAAATTTTCTATTctagtattttttataaataaaataaatatataatttatttatttatttttcggACTTTTCCCTAAATATGTCATTAAAATCAAGCTTATTATTAGTTGTTGTTGTCTTACATAATTTGTAGTTGGACCTAATTTCAACATTTACCAACTTTGGAAACAAAATGTTATTACGATATgagatattttcattattatttttattttctttgttatattttttattttaaggtatAATAAAGCGttttaatacatttatagttaaacacacaaaataaattaatatctaaaaGTATGACAACTTATCATAATTTATAGTCtaataaagaaagtaaaatatttatacaatattttccaaataacatttgatttcaaataaaCCTCATATAGTATTTTgttaatattcatatatatattttaatattttggattCCATAAGGTGATTCTTTTTCCTTCTCagttctcttaaaaaaataaaaattgaaaatgtacctttttaaaaaaaatgaaaatcgaaATATGCTATCACATAtggtttccattttttaaaataaatataggaGTTCCggtttcttaatattttcctttaaaattatttaattttatgtgaaaaccattttaaaattaaatatgtataaaatctttttaaatattttaattaaatctttAAAATTGTTGTTACAGGTATTTATTTTTGCTTGGACCTGCTCCGATGGTGTTGGTCAACCTTGAAGATGATGCTATATTGGGAAATGAGCTTTTGTTATCATGGCGTGCCATCACAGATGATGAAGAtctggtttggttttaaaacataacctttttatattatgatataagattcatttaattgtttttctatAAGATTGTTTTCCATCATCAGGTGATAGATGTATCAaagcttcttcttcatgatGTATTCAACAAAGTCCATCAATTTCTATCATCTTCAAGGGAATCAAGATATATGATAATAGTAAGTTGAGTTGCAATCACTTTCtatatattctatttattatatcatatcttaCCATATACATATATTCACCAGGTTTTGAGTGGGGATGCAATGGCTAATCAACTCATGCAAGTAATCATGCAAGTAGTCAGAAATCTCAAGCTTGATTCAAACCCACCAATTCTCTTATTATTACCTTTGGATCAAAGcaatatttcttttcacttggtattaatttcaataatataattcttactttttttttttgattttttttttttttttctttatataaacttaatttttttagtcaCTCTTGGAATGGtgtattattaaatattttttttaaaacctttttattttgtttatgaactattgttaattgattatgttaaaattgaatttcttaaagGC contains:
- the LOC117910258 gene encoding uncharacterized protein LOC117910258 — encoded protein: MSADHLQFLKNKFILDLEDAEEEHSGENEIPLLAHFLQIRDVLKAKDITASTPIRLKNCLYNAISALEECVVLSEKREPRKKKDGPMHGYTLAEHWILCKTRRLLVQVKRKLTAPADAIIPGMTDMAASSSSTSLPLIPRPKFWNFHPYDFRSFYVQRNEIIDRLDFGKGFQEIGIVGIGGSGKTTLAQLVFTKIDGYLRDNRIWICLFPKLSGDVDFKEMIKDMLKQCGAAAVVDDGVEIEVEELLENLGKALKGKRYLMVLDGIWDINIHWYFKLKEKLKSLTGDGDGDVIITSRLPHKARMMVGPHNLYHIQPPLNSMEDMPAFSIRLHLLGRYKLKLKDEVIEQCDGLPLAMHTLAPVIEDQILGKGYLFLLGPAPMVLVNLEDDAILGNELLLSWRAITDDEDLVIDVSKLLLHDVFNKVHQFLSSSRESRYMIIVLSGDAMANQLMQVIMQVVRNLKLDSNPPILLLLPLDQSNISFHLENQPPGTLPKHMIELYTESLRKPKKDIDR